The sequence GATAGAAATTCTCGCCGGCATCGGGCAACGGACCATCCGCGGTTTCCAGCGCCGCGTTGAGCCATTCCTCTGCCTTGGCATAGATGAGTCGGTAGATATTGCGACACAGCTGGCGCGCCGCGCGACCTTCCCAATCCCCCGGCAGCAGCTCGTCGGGCAGTTGCGGATCACGCAGCAGCAATTTGCGGTATTCGTGGATGAGCAAGGTTCGGGCCAGGAAGCAGTCGGCCGGCTGCAGGTTCTCCTGCTCGCGCAGCGCCTGCCAGAGCGGCCGGAACAGCTTGATGAACTCGCTGTAGTGCTCGCCCAGTTCGTCGATGTGCCAGCTCTCGCGAACCTGCATGCGCAGCGCCTTGGAGGCCAGCACGTCCTGGGAACCGGTCTCGAAGACGATGCTGTCTTCCAGGGCATCCAGTTCCTGCAGGGTGGCGGTCACGTCCGCGCGCTCGCATCGGGGGTTGGCCAGCACCGTCGGCGAAATTGCACCAAAACCTTGCCATTCCAGCTCTTCGCGCACTTGTTTGCGCTTGTCCTGGGGCAGCTGGGAAAGCACCACCAGGCACCAGGAGCCGTCCCAGGCCGGGACGCTGGAGCTGTAGACCCGCTTGAAGGCCTTCTCGAACCGCCGCCGACCGGTGCCGGTCAGGCTGTAGTAGCTGCGACGCCCGACTTTCTCGGCGCTCAGCCAGCCTTCCTTGGTGAGGCGGAAGATGGACGTGCGGATCAGCCGTTCGTTGATGCCCATGGGCTCGAGCAACTGGATGAGACTGCCCAGCCAGACGGTGCCGCCATGGGGCTCGATGGCATCACCATAGAGGGTGATGATCAGCGAGCTGGCGCGAATGGGCGTCTGCTGTTGGAAGCGGGTGACGAGTTGGTCCAGGGGCACGAGCGAAGTCATGGGCATACGGGAAACAAAAAGGATGCCGAATATACCCGCAGGCGGATCGGCATGACCATCGGGGCGCAACCCCGCTGTGCGAAGACCGCACTCATTGCGACGAACTGCCTTTGGGGCGCAGGCCACGGTCGGCGATACGCCGCCGGTCGGATTCCACCTCGGCCAGGGGCTCGCAGGCCACCAGGCTTTCCAGGCAGCGCTGGGCCAGCAGCTGGTATTCGCGAGTGCCGGCCTGCTTCCAGGCCACTTCCTGGTCGCTGAGCTGGCGCTTGACCTGGGCCGGCGCACCCATCACCAGGGATTGCGGATCGCAGCTGAAGCCGGCCTTGACGAAAGCGGTGGCGGAAACGAAGGAGCGCGCGCCGATCCGCGCGCCGTCCATCACCACCGCGTTCATCCCCACCAGGACGTCTTCGCCGATGTGGCAGCCATGGAGCACGGCGCCATGGCCGATATGGCCATTGCGCTCCACCACCGTGTCGCTGTCGGGGAAGCCGTGCATCACGCAGGTGTCCTGGATATTGGCGCCCTCCTCCAGGACGATCCGGCCGAAGTCGCCGCGCAGGCTAGCCAGCGGGCCGACGTAGCAACCCGGGCCGATGATCACGTCACCGATCAGCACCGCAGTGGGGTGTACGTAGGCGGTGGGGTGCACCACCGGGGTCAGGCCGTCGAGGCTGTAGCAGGTCATCGCGGGGTTCCTTCTTCTTATAAGGCTCAGGCGGCGCCGTGGCGGCGGCTCTGCACGGTGACGAAGCGCCGGGCGACGAAGGCACCATCGGTGATGGAAGCGTTGGCCGCAGGGTTGCCGCCGCTGGCGTGGAAATCGCTGAAGGCCGCGGACTGGTTGACGAACACGCCGCCGTCGAAGTTGATCGACAGGGCCACGGCCACGTCCTGGGACAGCAGCTCGGCACGGTCCAGCACGGCGTCGTCGGTGGAATAGACGCCCAGGGTCAGGGCGCCCTTCTCGGCGATCACCTCGCCGGCCAGGCGCAGGCTGTGCTCGGTGT is a genomic window of Pseudomonas resinovorans NBRC 106553 containing:
- the paaX gene encoding phenylacetic acid degradation operon negative regulatory protein PaaX, with amino-acid sequence MTSLVPLDQLVTRFQQQTPIRASSLIITLYGDAIEPHGGTVWLGSLIQLLEPMGINERLIRTSIFRLTKEGWLSAEKVGRRSYYSLTGTGRRRFEKAFKRVYSSSVPAWDGSWCLVVLSQLPQDKRKQVREELEWQGFGAISPTVLANPRCERADVTATLQELDALEDSIVFETGSQDVLASKALRMQVRESWHIDELGEHYSEFIKLFRPLWQALREQENLQPADCFLARTLLIHEYRKLLLRDPQLPDELLPGDWEGRAARQLCRNIYRLIYAKAEEWLNAALETADGPLPDAGENFYQRFGGLK
- the paaY gene encoding phenylacetic acid degradation protein PaaY; the protein is MTCYSLDGLTPVVHPTAYVHPTAVLIGDVIIGPGCYVGPLASLRGDFGRIVLEEGANIQDTCVMHGFPDSDTVVERNGHIGHGAVLHGCHIGEDVLVGMNAVVMDGARIGARSFVSATAFVKAGFSCDPQSLVMGAPAQVKRQLSDQEVAWKQAGTREYQLLAQRCLESLVACEPLAEVESDRRRIADRGLRPKGSSSQ